One genomic window of Solanum stenotomum isolate F172 chromosome 9, ASM1918654v1, whole genome shotgun sequence includes the following:
- the LOC125877099 gene encoding laccase-7-like encodes MRHQIFLLFACTTIALLASCSSLVSAEVVEHSFHVQNRTITRLCRRQVITAVNGSLPGPTIRVKEGDTLVVHVYNLSPYNLTIHWHGVFQLLSGWADGPEFATQCPIRPGHSYTYKFKITGQEGTLWWHAHVSWLRATVHGALIIRPKKGHSYPFPKPYREVPILLGEWWNANVVDVENAALATGSAPNNSNAYTINGWPGDLYPCSVNQTYKLKVKHGKTYLLRIINAALNNQLFFKIANHKMKVVAVDAAYTDPYVTDVVVTGPGQTTDVLLTADQLPASYYMTANPYASAAGVPFDNTTTRGIIVYEDALLPSTPIMPILPAFNDTPTAHKFFTNITGLVTGPFWNPPPRKVDEHMFITIGLGLTACGKSRNATCGGPNGQRFSASMNNASFQFPDKISMLEAFFYNVGGIYTTDFPDKPPLKFDYTNPNNSMNPAIIMTKKSTKVKKIKFNSTVEIVFQNTALIGIENHPIHLHGFNFHVLAQGFGNYNPAVDRKKFNFVNPQERNTIGVPVGGWAVIRFRANNPGVWLMHCHLDVHLPWGLATAFVVENGPTLSTMLPPPPPDLPKC; translated from the exons ATGAGGCATcaaattttcttgttatttgctTGCACCACAATAGCTCTTTTAGCTTCTTGTTCTTCATTGGTTTCAGCTGAAGTTGTTGAGCATTCTTTTCAT gtgCAAAACCGTACTATAACGAGATTGTGCCGTAGACAAGTAATTACTGCTGTAAATGGAAGTCTTCCTGGTCCAACCATACGTGTAAAAGAAGGAGACACCCTTGTGGTTCATGTCTACAACCTTTCACCTTACAATCTCACTATTCATTG GCATGGAGTTTTCCAGCTATTAAGTGGGTGGGCTGATGGACCGGAGTTTGCGACCCAGTGCCCGATCCGACCCGGACATAGCTACACATACAAGTTTAAAATAACAGGACAAGAAGGAACTCTATGGTGGCATGCACACGTGTCATGGCTTAGAGCCACAGTTCATGGTGCACTCATTATTCGCCCAAAAAAAGGCCACTCTTATCCTTTCCCTAAACCTTATAGAGAAGTTCCTATTCTCTTAG GAGAATGGTGGAATGCCAATGTTGTGGATGTGGAGAATGCAGCGCTAGCAACTGGCTCAGCACCTAATAACTCTAATGCTTACACTATTAACGGCTGGCCGGGCGATCTTTACCCTTGCTCTGTTAATC aaaCTTACAAGTTGAAGGTGAAACATGGAAAAACATATCTCCTACGTATCATCAACGCTGCACTCAATAACCAACTTTTTTTCAAGATCGCCAATCATAAAATGAAAGTTGTCGCGGTTGATGCTGCTTACACTGATCCCTACGTCACGGATGTAGTTGTCACCGGGCCGGGCCAGACGACTGACGTCCTCTTGACGGCCGATCAACTACCGGCATCGTACTACATGACGGCTAACCCCTATGCTAGTGCAGCCGGGGTGCCATTTGACAACACCACAACTAGAGGAATTATAGTGTATGAAGATGCATTACTACCATCAACTCCCATAATGCCAATTCTACCTGCCTTTAATGACACACCAACAGCCCATAAATTTTTCACTAATATAACTGGGCTTGTAACTGGCCCATTTTGGAACCCACCACCTCGAAAAGTGGACGAACACATGTTTATCACTATTGGGCTGGGCCTAACTGCTTGtggaaaatcaagaaatgcaaCATGTGGAGGCCCAAATGGACAACGATTTTCGGCTAGTATGAACAATGCATCTTTCCAGTTTCCAGACAAGATTTCAATGTTGGAAGCCTTTTTCTACAATGTTGGTGGAATTTACACTACTGATTTCCCAGACAAACCACCATTGAAGTTTGACTATACAAACCCAAATAATAGCATGAATCCTGCTATTATAATGACGAAAAAATCGacaaaagtgaagaaaattaaGTTCAATTCCACAGTTGAAATTGTGTTCCAAAATACTGCTTTGATTGGGATAGAAAATCATCCTATTCACTTGCATGGATTCAATTTCCATGTATTGGCACAAGGCTTTGGCAATTATAACCCTGCAGTCGATAGGAAAAAATTCAACTTTGTCAATCCACAAGAACGTAACACAATTGGCGTTCCAGTTGGAGGATGGGCTGTCATTAGATTTCGAGCTAACAATCCag GTGTATGGTTGATGCATTGTCATTTGGATGTTCACTTGCCTTGGGGTTTAGCAACAGCTTTTGTTGTTGAAAATGGGCCAACATTATCAACTATGCTACCTCCTCCTCCACCAGATCTACCTAAATGCTAG
- the LOC125877122 gene encoding uncharacterized protein LOC125877122, with protein MYMYRGLQRFRTSGSSIVNRLTVPQLKRKASNSWSAIQDTFYSTKDVFERHKVVFTISTSIASVATAWFGYTLRHVHESRVDQRLESIEKAMKKDYQIEDPEFKKLVSGSISIPACAATAGTALILGYGLGFRGGKWYANRNFRREQMKLLGQIKPKRWPLRFLRRPLIRSKSPENLVTASETLPKGASTSHS; from the exons ATGTACATGTACAGAGGTTTGCAGCGGTTTAGAACCTCTGGTTCATCAATTGTTAATCGTCTAACAGTGCCTCAGTTGAAAAGAAAAGCTTCTAATTCATGGTCTGCTATTCAGGACACTTTTTATTCAACAAAG GATGTATTTGAGAGGCATAAGGTGGTGTTCACAATCTCGACTTCAATAGCATCAGTTGCTACAGCATGGTTCG GTTATACTTTACGACATGTTCATGAATCGAGAGTTGACCAACGGCTTGAATCTATAGAGAAAGCT ATGAAGAAAGATTATCAAATTGAAGATCCTGAATTTAAGAAGCTAGTGTCTGGATCCATTAGTATTCCGGCTTGTGCTGCAACTGCTGGAACCGCACTAATTCTCGG GTATGGCTTGGGTTTTCGAGGTGGAAAATGGTACGCAAACAGAAATTTTAGAAGAGAACAGATGAAATTGTTGGGACAAATAAAACCTAAAAGATGGCCACTCAGGTTTTTACGACGACCACTAATAAGGTCTAAATCGCCAGAAAATCTTGTTACAGCATCAGAAACATTACCTAAGGGTGCATCTACTTCCCACAGCTGA